The genome window TGCCGCCAGTGACGAATTTATCCTGAAGAACTGTTGCAAGCTCAATTGCAGTACGGTCGTTGTTGACGGTTCTTCCGCTTTGCGAGACGAATTGGTACGACAAAATATCCGACTCTTGGAATGGCCACAAACTCACAGGGAAAACGCATCGAGCGCATCACTTGCAGAGGCAGTAAAGAGCTGCAGTCGTCATGCCGCCGGAGCATGTTATTCAACGTCAGGTTCAAGCGGTGAACCGAAAATTATCCGACGCACGCTTGATCAGATTCGAGATCGGGTTAATCTCTATGCGAGCGAATGTGGATTTTCATCTGAAGATCGATTTGCGCTGATGACTCATCCGGGCTTTGTTGCCGCGGAAGGAGATATCTATGGTAGCCTGCTGCGCGGGGCTGCTCTCTATCTTGTCAATACGTTGGATCTGACATTCCCGCAGTTTTCGGATTGGATGCGAAGTAATGCAATTACGGTGGTTCATCCCCCCATTCCGTATTTTGAACGATGGTGTGAGTCATGGCGTGATGTTGAATCGTTTCCACAGCTGCGTTGCGTGCTATTGGGGGGTGGCGCGGTGTCGCCGAAGGCGATCAAAGGAATTTGGAATCAAGTTGCGGAAGACGCGCTCATTCATCACCGCTATTCGTCGACAGAGGCCGGCCCCGTAGCTCGATTTGTTTTGCGTTCAGGCACACGCGTAGCGAGCCAATATTTGCCGATGGGTCGTCCCTTTCCTTTCATTGACTGGAGAGTCGAGAATGATGGAAGTTCGGCTGGCAAGCAAGGTGAACTGCTGTTGAAAAGTCCATACTTGTCGGCCGATGCGCCGGTCGATAGTCAGGGATACTACCATACCGGTGATTGGGTGGAGGTGAAAAGGTCGCAGCTGTTTTTTTTAGGTCGCCGAGACCAGATGGTAAAAGTGCGAGGTTACCGAGTCCAACTGGATGATGTCTCACACGTGATTGCGGATCGTGAAGGCATCGTCGACGCGCGAGTTATCGCTCATCGTGGTCGGTCCAATGTTGTGCGACTCTTCGCTTTCGTTGTCATGGAAACTCCCGATCCTTCTACGACAGAATTGCATCAGGAGTTACGTGAGGCGTTGCCGCCCCATTGTGTTCCAACGCAGGTGATTGCGCTGTCGGAGATGCCGAAGACTCCGACGGGGAAGCACGACGTTCAACGCCTGACCAACCAATTAGCCGAACGGCCCGAACTTTCTGAGCAGCTAGTCGGAGACATAGGGCAAATGCTGGAAAGCTTTTGGCGATCCACTTCGGGCTGGATCGGATCCATTGATCGGCAACAGACACTGGTTGAGCAAGGTGGTGACTCCTTAACTGTGCTTGAGTTTTTGGTGCTGATTGAAAAGTCATTGAAGGTGACTCTCACGCCGATCGATCTGATTCGTTACCCAACTCTTGTCGAGCTGGAAGAATACGTCGAAGCGAGGATGGACAGCTCAGGGTCGGGAGCTGAATTAGCGCCGGACCCAAGTATCTATCCGTTGAATCAAGAAGGTTTTACCCCGGTGGTCTGTTTTCCGGCAGGTGCCGATTTAGCACTGCGACATTATGACCTCGCGAAGGAGCTTGATGGGAAGTTGTCACTCTACCTGTTGTATCCTTGTGGCCATGATGGGAAATCTCCACCGCTGCGAAATATCGAGCAACAAGTCGACTATTACGTCGGCAAAATACGATCTCGATTTGGAAATACACCGGTTGTACTCTGTGGATTCTCACTGGGAGGAATCGCTGCCTATGCCGTAGCAGCCTCCAACAGATTAAATGTTCATCACTTGTTACTGCTCGACAGTCAACTCTATGAGCGTCGGGTTTATCGACGTCAGTCGGGGCCGTTGATGCGTTTGCGAAGTATCATCCGCCATCGCGACAAATTTTTGCGGTCATTTCACGCTAGGTGGTCCAGCAGATGGGCAAGATGGCGCGGAAGACCATATCCGATTAGGCATCGTCAAGCCTATTTTGTTCATCTGAATAAGCAAGTTCGACGTGGCTTCAAGATGAAGCCCTATTACAATTCAGTACATTTTCTGGGTAGTAATGGTTACGACGGCGAAGGATTCGAACTTCGTGTGAAGCCGTGGAGACAACTCTGCAAGGGCGAACTGGTACTTTCGTTTGTTGATACGGACCATCTTCGAATCTTTCGATACCCGCATGTAAGCGAAACAGCTAGGTTGATTTATAAACATACCGAAACTCTTAAGCCGTTTCATGAAACGTAAAACTAATTTCGAAACGAATCCATTCCACCTCGCACTGATCTTGGGGGGTGTTTCGCTGATCTTGATCGGACAGTTTTGGGGAGAATGGCCCTTTAGTCAAATATCGGTCTATCGAAACCCATTGCCAGATGGGTTGAGGATTCACAGACATTGCGTTGCGGTCACCTCGGAGGGGCAGCTTGATGTTGTTCGGCTGGAAAACGTTGACTTTGAAATTGTTAGACTGCATTCGCGTGCCCATCAGCATGCGCGAAACGAGAGCGATCGTCAGCGATCCTTGAAAGCCTTGGCGGATTACGTTGTTCGAGTAACCCCACCTTTTTTTCATTTTCACGGATTAAAGATGTACTTGGTGACCTGGGACATTGACGCGGGAAGAATTATTGATGAACGGGTTGTTGACGAATTCAAAGTTTTTGGTGGTTCCAAAGATTAAATGGTCCCCGCTGGGGGACTTGTTCGGGGAAATAAATGCAACCTGTCTTCATGAAAAAAATAGTTGATCGATTTTCGGTGTTGCGAAAAATCCAGAAATGGTACTGGCAAAAGCTCAATTCCTGGAGATTTAAGCGGAAACTTGAGCGGTTAGGTCGAGAAAATAAACTACCGGTTCTGGTCTATCAAATGGCCAAGGTGGGTTCGCGGTCGGTTGTTCAATCGTTCCCCACGCCGAAATATCCATTCGCCGTTCATATCCATCGTCTGCACGCCAAAGGGATCGACAAGAAAGTAGCCGATCTTCGTCGGATGAAGCTGAATGTGGCGGGGCACTATTGGCAGGGTAAGGCAGTCTATCAAAGTGTGATCAAACGCCACCGACCCTTCAAAATGATCACGCCCGTCCGCGAGCCGATTGGACGGAATCTGTCTTTTTTCTTCGAGCGATTTGAATACGTCGTCGGGATGCCGTTTTCGGAGTCGACGCACTCCGTCAAGGAATTGACCGACATTTTCTTGAGCAACGCGAGTTTTTTGAATCGTTTATCCTGGTTCAATGACGAGTTTCGAGTTTCTCTTGGTGTTGATATCTACGAGCACCCGTTCCCCCAAGATCTCGGATTTAAGCGGATACGCTGTGGAAACGGCGAGGTTCTACTGTTGAAAATTGAACTTGAAAACGAAGTCATAGAGAAGTGCATTGCTGATTTTCTTGACGAACCTGGATTTGAACTTGCAAAGGCGAACACGGCTTCATCCAAGGAATATGCAGAGACTTATCGGTTGTTCTGCAGTCAAGTGGTGCTGCCCGCGACCTACATCAATCAAATGCTTGATTCCCGTTACACCAAGTATTTCTACACCGTCGAAGAAATTGCCCGGTTGAGAGAGAAGTGGTTTCAACGATTAATGTGATTCAAGAAATAGTTGCACGACTGGACAAGTATTTTCGTACCGATGGCAGCTCCAAACGGCTTGGTATTTGTCGAGCAGGTTTTTACACCTGGTATTTGTGCCAACTTGTTTTCTATCATCCCATCGAGTTCACGAGACTGCCGGTCGAGTACTGGCAGCCGGTAGCATCCTTGCAGTGGTTCTCGGCTCCGACGCCCGAGCAAATGATGGTTGCTGTGATGGTGTTAAGCATCAGCTTGGTAGCGGCCATACTGGGCGTTGGGACACGCCAGTCCACTGTTGTCGTCGCAGTGGTTGGTACATTTGTGATCGGTGCGATCAATAGCTATGGCCGAGTCGATTTTCATTGGTCTCCGCTGATTGTCACCGCATGGATTTTGGCGCTTTCAAGGTGCGGAGATGCGTTTTCGATCGATGCGATGAAAGGATGGCGAACATCTTCACCATCGACTGGGGCCTATTGTTGGCCGATTCGCTTAGCACAAATCGTGCTCGTCGCGTTCATGTTCGGTGCCGGATGTCATAAATTGTTCGCCGGATGGCTGTTACATCCTGCGGAAATTATGCGTTTTGTTTTCCGCGTTAAATATTTCGCACAGGCTCAAATGAAAGGTAGCGATCTGTCAGATATTGTACTCTGGGTCTCTGACATGCCGCTGTTACTAGCAATTCTGGGAATCAGCACCGTTGTTTTGGAAATCGGTTGCGTTTTGGCGTTGAACGACAAATGGAAGATCGTTCGCGTTGTATTCATTGGTGGACTGTTCACGATGCAGCTCATCTTGGCGCTGGTTTTACAGACTCTTACAACGTTTCCCTGGTTGGCGATGTATGTTTTTTGGCCAAACTGGTGTCGTCGTACCCAATTGCGCATTTGAAACCCTAATTTGTCTTGCGATGCTATCGGCAGTCGCA of Pirellulaceae bacterium contains these proteins:
- a CDS encoding putative capsular polysaccharide synthesis family protein; its protein translation is MKKIVDRFSVLRKIQKWYWQKLNSWRFKRKLERLGRENKLPVLVYQMAKVGSRSVVQSFPTPKYPFAVHIHRLHAKGIDKKVADLRRMKLNVAGHYWQGKAVYQSVIKRHRPFKMITPVREPIGRNLSFFFERFEYVVGMPFSESTHSVKELTDIFLSNASFLNRLSWFNDEFRVSLGVDIYEHPFPQDLGFKRIRCGNGEVLLLKIELENEVIEKCIADFLDEPGFELAKANTASSKEYAETYRLFCSQVVLPATYINQMLDSRYTKYFYTVEEIARLREKWFQRLM
- a CDS encoding AMP-binding protein, whose protein sequence is MIGKVGENATIGALLETYARSRQNVIALHCGTVELTFRELLDRVYEVANDVMTDIPDEVVGLLVENPIDQIVGMLAALHAGRFYWVIPPAASDEFILKNCCKLNCSTVVVDGSSALRDELVRQNIRLLEWPQTHRENASSASLAEAVKSCSRHAAGACYSTSGSSGEPKIIRRTLDQIRDRVNLYASECGFSSEDRFALMTHPGFVAAEGDIYGSLLRGAALYLVNTLDLTFPQFSDWMRSNAITVVHPPIPYFERWCESWRDVESFPQLRCVLLGGGAVSPKAIKGIWNQVAEDALIHHRYSSTEAGPVARFVLRSGTRVASQYLPMGRPFPFIDWRVENDGSSAGKQGELLLKSPYLSADAPVDSQGYYHTGDWVEVKRSQLFFLGRRDQMVKVRGYRVQLDDVSHVIADREGIVDARVIAHRGRSNVVRLFAFVVMETPDPSTTELHQELREALPPHCVPTQVIALSEMPKTPTGKHDVQRLTNQLAERPELSEQLVGDIGQMLESFWRSTSGWIGSIDRQQTLVEQGGDSLTVLEFLVLIEKSLKVTLTPIDLIRYPTLVELEEYVEARMDSSGSGAELAPDPSIYPLNQEGFTPVVCFPAGADLALRHYDLAKELDGKLSLYLLYPCGHDGKSPPLRNIEQQVDYYVGKIRSRFGNTPVVLCGFSLGGIAAYAVAASNRLNVHHLLLLDSQLYERRVYRRQSGPLMRLRSIIRHRDKFLRSFHARWSSRWARWRGRPYPIRHRQAYFVHLNKQVRRGFKMKPYYNSVHFLGSNGYDGEGFELRVKPWRQLCKGELVLSFVDTDHLRIFRYPHVSETARLIYKHTETLKPFHET